A stretch of DNA from Halanaerobiales bacterium:
GATTGGTCTTATTAAGAGTAGGCCAGGAGAAGGGACATTCATTAAAGAGAGGTTTGATGATAATTTAGTAGACCCTTTATCTCTTGTTTTGATTTTGAATGAAAATGTAGAAGAAGAACTATTAGAATTACGAAGAGTTCTTGAGGTGGACTGTGTTCGTCTTGCTGCTGAAAGAGCTTCAGAAGAAGATATTCAAGAAATGGCTGAATATATAGAACAATTGGTAAATAGTTCTGGTTATGAGAAAGTAAGTATTAACTCAGATAAAATGTTTCATTATACAATTGCTAAAGCCAGTGGGAATAAAGTGTTAGAATATATGATGCGTTCTATTTCAGAAGCAATGGATTTTCATATCAAAAACACAAGAACTACACTTGTTTCTAAAAAAGAAACTATGGAAAACTTTGCCAGGCAACACAAATGTATTTTTGCAGCAATTAAAAATAAAGATTCAAAAAAAGCGATGGAAGAAATGAAAAAACATCTAGATTATGTAGAAAAATTGATAAATAAAGAAATAGAAGGATAAAAAGATATATTTTTGTTAATCCACCAGAAATGGTGGATTTTTTTATGTGTTACTTTGTGAAATTATAGATTAAATAGCCTTCATTTTTTTGAATTAAGTTTATTAAGAGTTATATATTGCTTTATTTATTGTTTATAGTTAATTAAAAAAGATTAAATAACCTAAATAAGATAATACTCTTAATAATTGATAATAACTAAGAATATGAAAATGTTAAAATAATCTCGAAAAATTGATTACTAATCAGATAAAGATTAAACAGTTTGTGAAAATTATAATATTCTTTCATGTGAAAATATTTTGAAAATAAAGAAGGGTTTTGCGATTTGGGATGGAAATGTATATATAGAGG
This window harbors:
- a CDS encoding FadR/GntR family transcriptional regulator, which encodes MDFKPIKNDKVYEKVISQIKNLIYEGEIGRGDKLPSERKLKKQLGVSRASIREAFSALEMIGLIKSRPGEGTFIKERFDDNLVDPLSLVLILNENVEEELLELRRVLEVDCVRLAAERASEEDIQEMAEYIEQLVNSSGYEKVSINSDKMFHYTIAKASGNKVLEYMMRSISEAMDFHIKNTRTTLVSKKETMENFARQHKCIFAAIKNKDSKKAMEEMKKHLDYVEKLINKEIEG